Proteins found in one Bacteroidales bacterium genomic segment:
- a CDS encoding DUF2188 domain-containing protein — MSKQKSHHVVPNPDGGWDVKKAGAESAGKQIETEQYAIEGRNE, encoded by the coding sequence ATGTCCAAGCAAAAATCACATCACGTAGTCCCTAATCCCGATGGTGGTTGGGATGTAAAAAAAGCAGGGGCAGAAAGTGCCGGTAAACAAATCGAAACGGAACAGTATGCAATTGAAGGCAGGAATGAATAA